The following nucleotide sequence is from Echeneis naucrates chromosome 5, fEcheNa1.1, whole genome shotgun sequence.
tcttttttaatttctgatcAGGAAAACACGGTAAGATATTTGAAATGTAATCTACAAACTATGGTTCATTTTAACTAGTATGATTGCTCCTGCACCTTTACTTCAACatgaactgaaagaaaatatggGTGAATAGATCCAATACATCGGCTTACCAATGCCAATACACATCTATTTCAGTAGGCTGAGAGTCACCTAGATGTGACCAATACAGATATAAAATATAGTTTTCTGTCAAAAGTTCTATATACTCATATTCCCTCTGTGAATTATCCTCTTTAAGGTCAAAAAGTAACTGACACTGCTATGGTTTGTAGTTTGAAACAATTCTAAGctcttcatttcttttattgttatgCTATGCTTGTGCTCATACCTGTCTCAGTGTTCCCGGAGTGACACTCACAGCATAAACCATCCACAGAGGCACCATGAGTGTTGACGAGAGAGTAAAAAATCCTCCAATGGCGTAACCCCACCAGGGGTATTCATATGTGTTGTTGAATTTTAGTGGAGTATATTTTAGTATTGAGAAGAACAATGTGAActaaaataagagaaaaactCATTATATGgctgaagaaaaacatccaGTGAGTCAAGTCAAACATCAATTTTTAAGTTAAATAACAAGCAGCAGTTTGCATTATAGCTCATGGCTTCAGTGCTTGCTAAAtcctttgttttaaattaaaggTGGTTTTGACAACTAGAGTGATACAGTATCAAACACAGTATGATGATTTCATAGGAACAATCCAGTGCTACATTACCTtgatttaattgaaaatgacaGTGGACAGGACTTAACAGTTACTGGTCTCCGTCTGAGTGAAACAACTTCAGGACAGAAGCCTTTGGCAGCTGTCAGATACACTTGCTACCGTTAAATCGTAAACAAAGTTAGTGGACAGGCCtgtgtgtactgtatatacTCACAGTGCAGACAGCTGGTGTAAAGTACAGCCAACAGTATTTCATAAAAGGCCATGGTCTGTATCCAATCATGTCCTCTACATTATCATATTGGCGATCTGCACCTGAGAAGAACAGGGAGTGTTCGCTACTTCAGTTGTTCAAATTTAGAAAAACAGCTTagcaaaatgtcacaaataatGTTTACAAACTTTTgaatttgctattttaaatataaaaataaacttgaaaaaaatccatctaCTTTTGccacaggttagggttagggttagagtcagATTTCAAATTTCCTTTAAACTTATAGCAATTAATGACAAAAGAAGAATGAGAATAAAACGGTATTCAGTGTGGAATTAATTTGTCAGTTTGGTACTCACTTGTTTAAAAACCACAAGGATGTACAAGATCAGCTGACAGAAAGCCACCAAAGGGAGCTTTTACATTAAGTTAAACTGTCTTACCATAGACCCATCCAatacagacagactgaaggGTAGCAAACAGCAGGAGGGTCATTCCACTGCAGGCATAGTGGTCAAATAACTGGAAAATATAGAGGCCGCCCTGCACATGAAAAGAGACTGAATCTTCTAGTCTGTTCGTCATCCACATATTACTTTGTCTGATGTCTTACTCCGGGAGCACGGACTATAAACGGGTATGAAAAAAATGCAACGTGcaacatttcctttgtttaaaGTTTCACATCGTGAAGTGCTGAAGCGCAGTTCATCGTGGTAGATGCTTCACTCTCTCGCTCTACTCTTTTTTTCACTTGCAATTGTTTCTGTGTCTAATATTAGTGAAGCAGCTTTGTTTGTATTGATTACACAAacataaatcacaaataaagactgaaatCATAACCCAGATGACTCACCTCTGTCACCATCACAAGGCCAATAAAGAAACTTGCAGCACAAATGACTAGAAGGAGGACTTTGCGTCGACAGTTGTTTTGAAATAGTGAAGGGTACATGTCGGAGATGGTTGTGACCAGTGACTCTTGATAAACAAACTGTGatatacacaaataaattattgttattacaaaatattttgttatgATGTCTGAGTCTAACAATTGCAATTCATGGAGAACTAATAAAGTGGATGGATTTACCTCACTGTCTAGTCCTAGAAAGATGATCATTATGAAGAAGGAAACAGCCCAGAGCTGAGGGAGAGGCATCAGAGCCACAGCTCGAGGATAGGCAATAAACGccaaacctggacctgaacagATACATGAAGAAACTGGTGATACACTTAAATGATTCAGCATTAATCTGGGTTTTCAGCCAGGTATCAAGACAGCTCCGCACCTGTTTCTGCCACCATGGATATATCCACACCTTGTTCTTTCGCCATGAAACCAAGCACAGAGAAGATTGCGAAGCCAGCAACAAAGCTGGTTAAACTGTTCAACAGGCACAGGTAGACACAGTCTCTGTAGAGAGGATTTTCACAGATTATTAGCTCTCTGCTTTCTTCTTAAAAGCATAGGGAGTcagaaagtttgataaaaatttAGAATAGGTTATAATGCAAACCTGTAACAGTTGTTGCTGTACTTGTTGTAACTTCCTAATGAAGTCAAAACCCCCGTACAAACTCCATAGGAGTAGAAAATCTGGCTGCCTGCATCCATCCATACCTGTAGGATTAAATGATGTCTGTCAAAAgatatttgaaacatttcaaatttgaaaatggTCACAGTCAACACAGTTTTTGTTGCTTAGACCTTTGACACACAACACTGGCCAGACTTTATTTACATGATATGCCAATGTCCCAGCTGGTGTTAGGTGACTGAATATCACCAAGTCAAAGCATTCATTAGAATTCAAAATATGAATGCATAAATGCAATTTACCAACtttgaatgatgatgatgtttacaGCAACAACTGAATTTATGATAGCTGTACCTCTGGATCAGTGAGGCGGGATGGATCTGGGTAGAGATAGAACATGATCCCATCTTTGGCGCCCGGTAACGTGAGACCACGAACGAGCAGCACCACCAGCATTACATACGGAAATGTGGCTGTGAAGTATAcaacctgagaaaaaaaaatatttgtcaatttttttgtgaccttttaaaatgaaatacaaaggGAAATATGAAGTTT
It contains:
- the LOC115044091 gene encoding sodium- and chloride-dependent GABA transporter 2-like, which produces MDQKQNPQKKINLMNLGTTPGQTQPKLQERDQWASKVEFILAVAGHIVGLGNVWRFPYLCYKNGGGAFFIPYVLFLFTCGIPLFFLEISLGQYTSQGGITCWRKICPLFEGLGYGSQVVVLYTGVYYIIILAWTLLYLFSSFKSELPWASCDNSWNTDGCFEHGQNQTSSLLLYGNTSSVIEFWERRILGLSSGIENMGKIRWELALCLLLAWILCYFCVWNGVKSTGKVVYFTATFPYVMLVVLLVRGLTLPGAKDGIMFYLYPDPSRLTDPEVWMDAGSQIFYSYGVCTGVLTSLGSYNKYSNNCYRDCVYLCLLNSLTSFVAGFAIFSVLGFMAKEQGVDISMVAETGPGLAFIAYPRAVALMPLPQLWAVSFFIMIIFLGLDSEFVYQESLVTTISDMYPSLFQNNCRRKVLLLVICAASFFIGLVMVTEGGLYIFQLFDHYACSGMTLLLFATLQSVCIGWVYGADRQYDNVEDMIGYRPWPFMKYCWLYFTPAVCTFTLFFSILKYTPLKFNNTYEYPWWGYAIGGFFTLSSTLMVPLWMVYAVSVTPGTLRQRLKTLCTPAKDMQTATCRKPSTCEAFQTFTDLYTLCKTEKLDDSNGRTQRTSNI